From Methanobacterium congolense, one genomic window encodes:
- a CDS encoding methanogenesis marker 8 protein — translation MDEHIIEALGRTRVVVREGNVVEVGEPKINYCPIFDKNRGIKDITSEAVRKNIEFRIKDFGMCTSERKLRMKDFLSFGVSETLSTLLDENMIDCAVIVSEGCGTVILTDPEFVQGMAGRISAFISTTPITQIIETIGPENVLDPETAEINQIKGVLKAIDTGYRNIAVSVVSTEDAKKLRGIEKDNEDVNIYIFAAHVTEMSEEDAKVLFDTADIITSCASKYINEVGKDREVFKVGTSVPIFGPTESGEKFLKTRLEKIGGLKNKPNAKIPDPLI, via the coding sequence ATGGATGAGCATATAATTGAAGCCCTTGGTAGAACACGGGTTGTGGTGAGGGAGGGAAATGTTGTTGAGGTGGGAGAACCTAAAATCAATTACTGTCCTATTTTTGATAAAAACAGGGGAATCAAAGATATTACGTCTGAAGCCGTGCGAAAAAATATAGAATTTCGAATTAAAGACTTTGGAATGTGCACATCTGAAAGAAAATTGCGTATGAAAGATTTCCTTTCCTTTGGAGTATCAGAAACCTTGAGCACATTACTCGATGAAAACATGATCGATTGTGCTGTTATCGTCAGCGAAGGGTGCGGAACAGTTATTTTAACAGATCCTGAATTTGTTCAAGGAATGGCCGGTAGAATATCAGCTTTCATAAGTACAACACCAATTACCCAGATCATAGAAACTATTGGACCTGAAAATGTTCTTGACCCTGAAACAGCTGAAATTAACCAGATCAAAGGTGTTTTAAAGGCCATTGACACGGGTTACAGGAACATTGCAGTTTCAGTTGTATCAACAGAGGATGCTAAAAAGCTTCGTGGAATCGAAAAAGACAATGAAGACGTTAATATTTACATATTTGCAGCCCATGTAACCGAAATGTCCGAGGAAGATGCAAAAGTCCTGTTTGACACTGCAGATATTATCACAAGCTGTGCATCCAAATACATCAACGAAGTGGGTAAAGATAGGGAAGTGTTCAAGGTCGGCACATCTGTACCCATATTTGGACCTACAGAATCTGGAGAAAAATTCTTAAAAACAAGACTAGAAAAAATTGGAGGATTAAAAAACAAACCCAACGCCAAAATACCGGATCCCCTAATCTAA
- a CDS encoding PadR family transcriptional regulator: protein MSSIFERFEKEMRRGAIQVALMCLLEEEHYGYEITKSLKNSGLKVEEGTLYPLLRRLEKDELLSSRWDTGDSRPRKYYAVTEYGKGVRENWLEFFKSINGSVEEFETNLKNGKGD, encoded by the coding sequence ATGAGCAGTATCTTTGAAAGGTTCGAGAAGGAAATGAGGAGGGGAGCCATACAAGTAGCATTGATGTGTTTGCTTGAAGAAGAGCATTACGGCTATGAGATCACAAAGAGCCTTAAAAATTCTGGGCTAAAAGTGGAAGAAGGAACCTTATACCCCCTTCTCAGACGTCTTGAAAAGGATGAACTCCTCTCGAGCAGATGGGACACTGGGGATTCAAGACCCAGAAAATACTACGCAGTAACCGAATATGGTAAAGGAGTCAGGGAGAACTGGTTGGAATTTTTTAAATCAATCAATGGATCAGTTGAAGAATTTGAAACCAACCTAAAAAATGGAAAAGGTGACTGA
- a CDS encoding zinc ribbon domain-containing protein, translated as MIKCSECGFENPEGSKYCSECGNELKTALNKPVKEMSNLWYLVTFFIPLMGILGGMYYWGKGYKNAPMVLYFGLFMAVINLIIAFWPYIYNLKFNLGLLFKYLNFNLINSSITQ; from the coding sequence ATGATTAAGTGTTCAGAATGTGGATTTGAAAATCCTGAAGGGAGTAAATACTGTTCTGAGTGCGGAAATGAACTAAAGACTGCCTTAAATAAACCTGTTAAAGAAATGAGCAACCTCTGGTACCTTGTAACATTTTTTATCCCCTTAATGGGCATACTTGGAGGCATGTACTACTGGGGAAAAGGATATAAAAATGCCCCTATGGTCCTATACTTCGGCCTGTTCATGGCAGTTATAAACTTAATAATTGCCTTTTGGCCTTACATCTATAATCTTAAATTTAATTTGGGTTTATTGTTTAAGTATTTGAATTTTAATCTAATCAACTCATCAATAACACAGTAA
- a CDS encoding VOC family protein, producing the protein MKIKYTTMIVKDMDESVKFYRDVMGFEVDSQYDLGPAGTITLLKGEGETMVELIKNPVDETGLFSVGMDVEDVNATVKELKSKGAKVTMEPTPITVGTLAFIEDPNGVKIALIQHH; encoded by the coding sequence ATGAAAATTAAGTACACTACCATGATAGTTAAGGATATGGATGAATCAGTTAAATTCTATAGAGATGTTATGGGATTCGAGGTAGATAGTCAATACGATCTAGGACCCGCAGGAACCATCACACTACTTAAAGGTGAAGGAGAAACTATGGTGGAACTCATTAAAAATCCTGTGGATGAGACTGGGCTGTTTTCGGTGGGGATGGATGTTGAAGACGTAAACGCCACAGTGAAAGAACTTAAATCAAAGGGTGCTAAAGTCACAATGGAACCCACACCAATAACAGTGGGGACCCTGGCCTTCATAGAAGATCCAAACGGCGTCAAAATAGCATTGATTCAACATCACTAA